In the Desulfosporosinus acidiphilus SJ4 genome, AGGAACATAAATGGGGGTTAATTCTCCAGCACGAAATAATTGAGATAAGCGAATAGCATCACGACGATCGGTTTTTACACGTTCTCCAGGTTTTGTGGGAATCAAAGAAGGAGCTACAACGCTACATTCGATGCCCAGACTAAGCAATAATCTATAAAGTGGATACCCCGTAGGGCCAGCTTCATAGCAAACTTTGAGTTGTCCCGGTGTTCCTAACTGTTTCATTAACTTTCTAATCGATTCAGAGTTATTTTGGCAAACACCCCAGTAGCGTGGGGCTTCTCTGCCCTCATCGGCAATTGCAACTGCTATTTTTTCTTTGGATACGTCTAAACCTACGTATTTTGTGTTATCCTTCATAGTAACGGCTCCTTTCGCATTTCAGCTCTGTTTTGGTAATCATTAACATGTATAGCATTACCAAAAATAACCTGTGTGCTGCGAATTGGGGCCGTCTCGTTCATGATAACTTATGCTAGAGGAAAGCAAGAAAACTAAGCCTCAGCTCGCCAGTGTCTTTTTCTATGCCCTCACATAAAAGATAGTGGGCCATGATACTACTCCGCCGTTTCAGACCAGAGAAGGCATTGTAGGGCGTTTCCGAAGCCGGATATACCATGTGCAGCAGTGGCCGAGTCGCAGTCCCGTGCCTCAGAAGCGGTATATACCGTGTTTACGGTCCGAATTTTACGGCCCTGTTGTAATCTCTCCAGCGATTAGAGCATTTACAACAGGCCAAACGGTTCTGGTAGTAGAAGACTCCGCTTTCAGGGTTCTGTTTTGCTTTGCTTTTTTGTTTTATTGTTTTGATCCACAGCAAAAAGCGCCCAATATGGGCGCTTTTTGCATGAGAGCTATTCCTTGATTCGAGTCTTTTTGCCTTGCGCAGACTACGTTGGTCTGACCGCCCAAACCTTCTTAGCAATTTCTTCGGGCTCAACAGTTATCCTTGCTACGCCACTGTCCATTGCGGCTTTAGCAACAGCCGCTGCTACAGCGGGAGCGACTCGGGGATCAAAAGCTTTTGGGATAACGTAATCCGAGGTGCGTTCTTCGTCGCTGACCAGGTTTGCAATCGCATAGGCAGCGGCAACTTTCATTTCTTCATTTATTTGAGTGGCGCGGACATCGAGAGCGCCTCGGAAAATGCCTGGGAAAGCCGAAACGTTGTTAACCTGGTTGGGAAAATCCGAACGTCCGGTTCCGATGACTTTGGCACCCGCTTCTTTAGCAAGCTCAGGCATGATTTCCGGAATCGGATTGGCCATGGCAAAGATGATGGGGTCAGCGGCCATAGATTTTACCATCTCCGGAGTTACGGTATTCGCAGCCGAAACTCCGATGAAGACATCAGCGCCTACTAAGGCATCAGCCAGTGTCCCCGCCAGCTTCTGACGGTTTGTGACTTCGGAAATGGCGTCTTTGGATTTATTCATTCCAACCGGGCGGCCTTTATAGATGGTTCCTTTGGTGTCGCACATAATCACATCTTTGACACCCATACTAAGAAGTAATTTAATAATGGCTACGCCGGCAGCGCCTGCACCATTGGTGACAACTCGAATGTTATCCAGGCGTTTTCCGGTCACTTTAAGAGCATTGATCATTCCGGCCATTACGACGATAGCTGTACCATGCTGGTCATCATGAAAAACGGGGATATTCATTTCTTTTTTCAGCCGTTCTTCAATCTCAAAGCAGGCCGGTGCGCTGATGTCTTCCAAGTTGATGCCGCCAAAGGTTGGTTCCAGGAGCTTTACCGTCTCAACAATTTTGTCGATATCCTCAGTGTTTAAGCAGATCGGGAAGGCGTCAACCCCTGCAAACGTTTTAAAGAGTACGGATTTTCCTTCCATAACAGGCATGGAGGCTTGTGCCCCAATGTTTCCCAGACCAAGGACTGCCGTTCCGTTGGAAACGACGGCCACAAAATTGCCTTTATTGGTATAGGCATAGGCCAGGTCATTATCTTTCTCGATATCCAGACAAGGTTCAGCAACTCCCGGGGAATAGGCCAGGGATAAATCCCGACTGTCTCGCACGGGTACTTTGCTGTGCACTTCCAGTTTTCCCATATTGCTGCGGTGGAGTTCTAAAGCATCTTCTCTTAAGGTTCCCATTAAAGAAATCACCCTCCAATTAAAATATTTAGCTTTGTTGATCTCAGTTAGTCAAATACTATAGTAAAGTTTTGGATGATAGATTTTTGAAGTTAGGTATTAGATTGAGCGTTACTCAGTTGACTCTAGCGCAGATCGTGGAGTGCTATCTGCGAAGATAGATTTCTATATCAATAATAGCCATTAAACAACAGATGTTATTGTTATCTTCGCAGCCAGCGATTAAGCGTAAACTTATTTACCTCGCGGTTTAAATCTGCCAGACTCGTGGTTAAAGGAATATTTTTCGGACATGCGCGAACACAGTTTTGGGCATTGCCGCAGTCGGCAATCCCGCCTTCATCCAGTAGGGAAGCCAGGCGTTCATGTTTGTTCATTTCTCCGGTGGGATGGGCATTGAAGAGACGGACTTGAGATATCGGGGCCGGTCCGATAAATTTGGAGCGTGAATTTACTTGCGGGCAGGCTTCCATACAGCAGCCGCAGGTCATACACTTGGACAATTCATACGCCCACTGGCGTTTAACTTCAGCCATCCGTGGACCGGAGCCCAAATTATAGGTTCCGTCAATGGGAATCCAGGCGTGGACTTTTTTTAGATTGTCAAACATGATTTGCCGGTCGACCATGAGGTCCCGTACTAGGGGGAATTTCGTCAGTGGTTCAAGAACAATAGGCTGCTCCAGTTGGTCGATCAGGGCAGAGCAGGCTTGCCTCGCTTTGCCGTTAATGATCATAGTACAAGCTCCGCAAACTTCTTCCAGACAGTTGCATTCCCAGACAACAGGCGTCGTCTTTTGGCCGGAAGATGTGACCGGATTTTTTTGAATCTCCATTAAACAGGAAATGACATTTAATTTTTCCCGGTAAGGAACGTCAAACTCTTCCCAGCGGCTTGGCTTATTCGGGGCGTCCTGACGTCGGATTTTAAAGTGAATTTTATTTTGTTGAACCATGCTCTTTTTCGCCTCCTACTTCTAATAATGACGCGGACGCGGCGGAATCAGGGATACATCAACATCCTCATAACTGAGTTCCGGGCCGCCTGGTGTCCAGCGGGCTATGGTTGTCTTTAAGAAGTTCACGTCGTCGCGCTCAGGATATTCTGGCTTATAATGGGCGCCCCGGCTTTCGTTACGGTTTAAGGCCCCAAGAGTAATCACCCTGGCCAGCTCCAACATATTCTTCAACTGGCGGATGAACGTTCCTTCCTGGGTTCCCCATTCAAAATTATCGCTTCTCCCAATGTTATGCCAGCGTTTTAGGAGGTCCTGAAGCACGCGGTCAGTTTCGGCAAGCTTATCATTATAGCGGACAACGGTTACATTTAAGGTCATAATATCTCCTAATTCCTTGTGGAGGAGGTAGGGATTTTCCGGACCTTTCATTGCCATGATCTCTGCCCATTTTTTCTCCTGAAGTTTCTTTTCATTGAGAAAGACAGGTTCGCTGCCGATGGGGGTCTTAAGCTTATTTTTCTTAATATATTCCATTACTTTAGGCCCGGCGACCATGCCACCGTAGATAGCGGAAAGCAGGGAGTTGGCCCCCAGGCGATTGGCGCCATGATATTGGTATTCACACTCGCCGGCAGCAAAAAGTCCGGGAATATTCGTCATTTGATCATAATCAACCCAAAGTCCGCCCATGGAATAGTGAACAGCCGGGAAAATCCGCATAGGAACCTTTTTCGGATCATCTCCGACGAACTTTTCATAGATTTCCAGGATTCCGCCAAGCTTGACTTGTAAGACATCCGGATCAATATGGGACAAATCGAGGTAAACCATATTTTCGCCGTTAATCCCAAGCCCTTGATTGAAGACGACTTCGTAAATAGCGCGGGTGGCAATATCGCGGGGAACGAGGTTTCCATAGTCCGGATACATTTCCTCAAGGAAATACCAGGGCTGTCCGTCTTTATACGTCCAAATCCGGCCGCCTTCTCCCCGAGCCGACTCCGACATCAGCCGCAGCTTATCATCTCCCGGAATTGCAGTAGGGTGGATCTGAATAAATTCTCCATTGGCATAATGCACGCCTTGCTGATACAATGCCCCTGAGGCGCTTCCGGTACATATAGTCGAGTTTGTGCTTTTACCGAAGACGGCGCCTGCCCCGCCGGTAGCGACAATGACCGCATCTCCTGCAAAGGCCTGGATGCTCATATCCCGCAAGTTCTGGGCGACAATCCCTTTGCAAACTCCTTCATCGATCACAGCCGAGAGCAATTCCCACTGTTCGTATTTTTGAACCATGCCTTCAGCCTCGTAGCGCCGGACCTGTTCATCAAGCGCATAAAGAAGCTGCTGGCCGGTGGTGGCTCCGGCGAAGGCAGTACGGTGAAACTTGGTTCCGCCGAAACGGCGAAAATCTAACAGGCCTTCCGACGTGCGGCTGAACATGACGCCCATCCGATCCATCAAGTGAATTATCCCTGGCGCCGCATCACACATTCCTTTGACCGGCGGCTGATTGGCGAGAAAATCCCCGCCGTAGACCGAATCGTCAAAGTGCAGCCATGTAGAGTCTCCTTCTCCTTTAGTATTAACAGCTCCGTTAATACCTCCCTGGGCGCAAACCGAGTGGGAGCGTTTAACCGGCACTAACGAAAACAAGTCGACCTGCGTACCGGCTTCAGCAAGCTTGATCGTTGCCATTAACCCGGCAAGGCCGCCGCCTACTACGATGACTTTACTCATTCCTTAACCTCCTAAAATTTGGTCTTGCAAAGATCACGTTCTGATTTGTTTGTCAAATAAATGTTTTATGATTGGCTTTCCTGAGTCCCGATTTACTTTCTCGGTCAGAATGGATTGGATTAATTTTTCAGATTGTATGATTCTATAGAACAAGAATTTTTCAGACCGATAATTTCTTTCTTACAGGAAAGCGGAAAGATCGGCTAAGCCAACCGCGGATATAATGACAAAGACTAGCGCTAATACATAAGACAGAACCTTTTGGGAATGTGGTCCAATCGTAATTCCCCAAGTGATGGCAAAGGCCCATAAGCCGTTGACAAAATGAAAGATTGCAAACAGCACGCCCAAGGCGTAGAAGATCAGTCCCAGGGGATTGCTTATGAACTGATGGATTGCCGCGAAACTGGCCTCGCCAAAACGGAGGAGAAAAACATGAGTAACAATGAAGATAACAGTATAGATGCCGGAAATTCGTTGGATCAGGTAAAACCAATTTCTTGCATAGTTGTAGCTCAAAATATTGCTTTGTCCGGTATAAACCACCCAGATTCCATAGACGGCGTGTAGAAAGATGGGAATAAAGATGACAACCAATTCAACGATGATAATCCCTGGAAAGTGTCGCATGGTGCCGATGACTTTGTCGTACATCTCTGGCCCTCCACGGGCGGAAAGATTGAGAAACATGTGAAAGATTAAGAACAGACCGATGGGCACTAACCCTAATAAAGAATGGACTCTGCGAATCAAGAAATGATAAGGTTTTTGTGGTGTACTCATAAATTCCGGATCCTCTCCTCTCAAGTTGTAATAATTAATAGTGCATGTGAGAAAGAGAGTTGCAAACTGTGTGCCAATTAAGAATATTTAATTTTATCTACAAAAAATTTCTTTCCTGACAAGCGTTAAACCCTATCTAAGTAGGGCTTAAGAGATCGAACATCAAGTTAAAATTAAAAGGGGGTGTAAAGAATCATTCAATAAGTAAACCCTAAGAAATAAAAATATTTCTATTATTTAGAATTTAGATAGGTAAAATTCTAAATAATAGAAATATTGATTTCCCATAATGTTAATTTGAATAGGTTGGACGTTAGCCAAGTGAATTAGAGTATGCTCGTCTGCTGTATAGATCGAGGAGATAGTTTTTATCGTATTACCTTAGGTCATAGTCTTCAGCTTATTATAAAGAGTTGCCAGGGATATCTTCAAAGCTTTAGCGGCTTGCTTTTTCCCTTCGGCGGAATCGCCGAAACGTTTTAACGCCAGGCGAATCATTTGTTTCTCCATTTGTTCAATTGGTATTATCTCTTCGATTGTATGTTCCTGAGGGATAGGAGAGTGGGAATCCAGGAGATTAAGGATTGATTTATGACTGATCAATTCTTTCTCAGTGGTTAGCATTGCGCGTTCCATGACGTTTTGAAGCTCCCGTATGTTGCCTGGCCAGTTATAATTCAGCAAAAGCTCTTCTGCTTGACTGGTCAGGCTTACGACATGTTTGCCGAACTTGCGGTTGAATTTGCCGATGAGGGAGTGGACATAGGCGGGAATGTCTTCTTTGTGGCTGCGCAGCGGCGGCAGGCGCAATTCAATAACATTAAGCCGGTAAAAAAGGTCCTCGCGGAAATTCCCTTGTTTCGCCAATGATAACAAATTGCGGTTGGTTGCGGCAATCACCCGGACATCCACTTTAATGGTTTTGGTTCCGCCAACCCGTTCAAATTCCATCTCCTGTAGGACGCGCAAGAGTTTGGCTTGGAGATAGGGATTCATATCTCCAATCTCGTCTAAGAAAATAGTTCCGCCGTTGGCCAAATCCATTTTTCCCAGCTTCGTTTTCAGAGCGCCGGTAAAGGTCCCTTTCTCATGTCCGAAAAATTCACTCTCAAGCAAGGTCTCTGGAATCGCTGCGCAGTTAACCTTGACGAAAGGCTTGTCAAAACGTGAGCTGGCGCTGTGGATGGCATGAGCAAACAGCTCTTTGCCGGTGCCAGATTCCCCGGTTATGAGAATGGTTGAACTGCTCTTCGCCGCTTTGCGAGCCAAACTCAAGGCGCTTTCAAATTCCGGGTGACTCCCGATAATATCATCAAAAGTATAGGAACTGGTCGAGATTTGATTAATGCGGCTTTGCAGTTCATCAATGACTTGATTGGAAGCTTTCAACTGTTCCATCAGCTTGTAAATATCCGTCAGTGGCTGGAATACCACGACGGCGCCTTCCATTTTTCCATCCACGATAATCGGGGAGGCATTTGAGATGACATCGACGTTAGAGCCGCCAACCCTTGACCTGTGTGCGAACACGGATTCATGGGTGCGTAGAGCCCTTGCCAGGGCACCGTTTGGGGAAGCCTCAAAAATATTGCTGCCGATTCTTTGACTCGCGGGAATTGAAGTCACTCGGCTGAACGATGGGTTGACATATTTGATCTTTCCGTCAATGCCGACGACTTCAATGGCTTCCTGGACCGAGTTCAGAATCGTATCGAGTTCCCCTTTAAGCTGTTTAATGATAGCAAGCTTTTCGGTTTCTTCAATGATGTTCATCATAAGATTTGCACCCTGCGCTTCGATTAAGGCACTGGATTTTGCTTTCTTACGCTCTAAATCTTCCTGAACGTCGGGGCTGCCGGTTGCTTCAATGATGACATCGAGATTCGGAACCTTAAGAAAGGCCTCCAAGGTTTTGCAGGTTGCGACCCCGTCCTGCCTTGCCATTTCCATGCCGGCGCTCTTATCGATACGATCGCAGACCACAATGATCTCGATATTGTCAATTTTGCAAAGGGTCTTATAGACCGTCGTTCCGCCTTGTCCCATGCCTACGATGCCTACTCTTACTTTGAGAGCCATAAATTCCACTCCTCAATGTTACAATCAACGTCATTTAGAATATTCGATATATTACGCCGATTTCCTATATATAGTCTAATTTTTAGAAAAATAATTATTTTTCAAGGAAGGCTTCAATTCAGTACTTTGGACGATTTCTGCATAATTTTCCTACTTATCTGAATCTAAAATATAGAAATTAGAATTATTGTGTGCAAGATTTTTGCGGAGGTTCTTCCGAAAACCCAGCAGTTATGCCATGCCTGAGCCTTTCTGCGAGTTTCTATTTGTTGGCATAGTTTTTGCTTTATTATTCAGAGAAGAAAACCAGTAATCATAACACTGTATGGAAATGCCCATGAATAGAAGCAGTCATGAAATGCGGTGGTAAGAAAGGAGTCAGTGAAAAAAATATATCATCTAAATACAACAACATTGGGGGGAAAACAAATGAAGGAAATTTATGTTGACGAAATCACTTCAGCGGTTGAAAAGCTTTGTATAGAATCTAATTACGACCTTGGGTCGGACATCATGACGGGGTTCGAAAAAGCCTTGCAAACCGAACGTTCACCCTTAGGGATTGAGGTGATGGAACGTCTGATTGAGAACGCTCAAGTGGCGCGGCAGGAGAGAGTTCCCATGTGCCAGGACACAGGGATGGCAATCATCTTTGTCGAACTTGGTCAGGATTTGCATGTTGTCGGCGGGGCCTTAACTGAGGCAATAAATGAAGGGGTACGTCTCGGTTATGAAAAAGGCTATTTACGCAAATCCGTTGTAAGCGATCCTTTTGAGCGGATCAATACCGGGGATAACACGCCGGCAATTATTCACTATGACATTGTACCGGGCGATTCTCTGCGCCTGATCGTGGCTCCGAAGGGATTCGGCAGCGAAAATATGGGCGGTTTGAAAATGTGTAAGCCCTCAGAGGGCTTGGAAGGGGCCATGCAGTTTGTCGTGGATACGGTGGACCGGGCAGGCGGAAATCCCTGTCCACCGATCATTGTCGGAGTGGGTGTAGGCGGCTCGATGGAGAAAGCGACCTTCCTTGCCAAGAAAAGTTTACTGAGAGCGGTAGGCAAACATAATCCGGAAGAGCGTCTGGCAAAAATTGAGGAAGAATTATTAAGCCGTATTAACCGGCTTGGCATTGGACCCCAAGGCTTTGGCGGGGTGACAACAGCGCTTGCGGTTAACGTCGAAGTCTATCCCACGCATATTGCCGGGATGCCGGTTGCCGTGAACATTGGCTGCCATGCGACCCGTCACAAAGAAATTGTCATACAAGGGAGGAATGGCAGATGAGCAAATCCATACGGATTGAAACTCCCCTTACCAAAGAGAAGCTTAAGAGTCTGAAAGCAGGCGATAGTGTCCTGATCAGCGGTGTCATCTATACAGGACGGGACGCAGCCCATAAGAAAATGATCGAGGCCCTGGCGAAAGGCGCTGATCTTCCCTTTTCGGTAAACGATCAAATCATTTATTTCGTAGGACCGACTCCGGCTAAAGAAGGTCAGGTAATCGGCTCCGCCGGCCCGACAACCAGCGGGCGGATGGATGCCTATTCTCCCACGCTAATCGCTGAAGGGTTAACTGGAATGATCGGCAAAGGCTTGCGTTCTCCTGAAGTGATTGACGCTATGAAGGAACACAGTGCCGTTTACTTCGGGGCGATTGGTGGAGCGGGTGCTATCATCTCCAAATGCATTGTTTCCGCAGAAATAATTGCCTACCCCGAGCTGGGAACAGAGGCCGTCCGGCGCTTAACCGTCAAGGATTTTCCTGTCATCGTGGTCATTGATTGTTATGGCAACAATCTTTATGAGATAGGGAAAGCACAGTACCGGAGTTTATGATGGCAATCTTAGCAAGGGCATAGGGTGCCGCTGTCACATAGAGCACGAAGATTCCAAGAGCACCCGTCCAAGGGGCGGGCTGTTCTTGGAATTTATTGAAAGTTCATTTTATTAATACTTCTTTAAAGGGAATTTTGGTAAACAGACGAATAATAAGGTACTGACTAGAGATGGAGGCTTACCAGATGAAGTTCCGCGCAAATCTGATATTGTCCATTTTCTTACTCGTTGTGACCCCCATTGTTATAACCAGTTTAATCACCATGGAAGCCGCGGATAAGGCTTTACAAAGCCAAGCCCTTGAATTAGGACATCCTCTTAGCAGGGAGCAAGTGGAGATAGCCCGCTTGCGGGAAAATATTGTCTATATTGTCATCATCGGTACGGTTGTCAGTTTAACCGGCGCAGGAATTTTCACGAGTGAACTGTCCAGATCAGTCAATAAAATCAAGCAAGGTCTGGATAATTTAAGTCATGACGCCAATACA is a window encoding:
- a CDS encoding NAD(P)-dependent malic enzyme yields the protein MGTLREDALELHRSNMGKLEVHSKVPVRDSRDLSLAYSPGVAEPCLDIEKDNDLAYAYTNKGNFVAVVSNGTAVLGLGNIGAQASMPVMEGKSVLFKTFAGVDAFPICLNTEDIDKIVETVKLLEPTFGGINLEDISAPACFEIEERLKKEMNIPVFHDDQHGTAIVVMAGMINALKVTGKRLDNIRVVTNGAGAAGVAIIKLLLSMGVKDVIMCDTKGTIYKGRPVGMNKSKDAISEVTNRQKLAGTLADALVGADVFIGVSAANTVTPEMVKSMAADPIIFAMANPIPEIMPELAKEAGAKVIGTGRSDFPNQVNNVSAFPGIFRGALDVRATQINEEMKVAAAYAIANLVSDEERTSDYVIPKAFDPRVAPAVAAAVAKAAMDSGVARITVEPEEIAKKVWAVRPT
- the sdhB gene encoding succinate dehydrogenase iron-sulfur subunit, which encodes MVQQNKIHFKIRRQDAPNKPSRWEEFDVPYREKLNVISCLMEIQKNPVTSSGQKTTPVVWECNCLEEVCGACTMIINGKARQACSALIDQLEQPIVLEPLTKFPLVRDLMVDRQIMFDNLKKVHAWIPIDGTYNLGSGPRMAEVKRQWAYELSKCMTCGCCMEACPQVNSRSKFIGPAPISQVRLFNAHPTGEMNKHERLASLLDEGGIADCGNAQNCVRACPKNIPLTTSLADLNREVNKFTLNRWLRR
- the sdhA gene encoding succinate dehydrogenase flavoprotein subunit, coding for MSKVIVVGGGLAGLMATIKLAEAGTQVDLFSLVPVKRSHSVCAQGGINGAVNTKGEGDSTWLHFDDSVYGGDFLANQPPVKGMCDAAPGIIHLMDRMGVMFSRTSEGLLDFRRFGGTKFHRTAFAGATTGQQLLYALDEQVRRYEAEGMVQKYEQWELLSAVIDEGVCKGIVAQNLRDMSIQAFAGDAVIVATGGAGAVFGKSTNSTICTGSASGALYQQGVHYANGEFIQIHPTAIPGDDKLRLMSESARGEGGRIWTYKDGQPWYFLEEMYPDYGNLVPRDIATRAIYEVVFNQGLGINGENMVYLDLSHIDPDVLQVKLGGILEIYEKFVGDDPKKVPMRIFPAVHYSMGGLWVDYDQMTNIPGLFAAGECEYQYHGANRLGANSLLSAIYGGMVAGPKVMEYIKKNKLKTPIGSEPVFLNEKKLQEKKWAEIMAMKGPENPYLLHKELGDIMTLNVTVVRYNDKLAETDRVLQDLLKRWHNIGRSDNFEWGTQEGTFIRQLKNMLELARVITLGALNRNESRGAHYKPEYPERDDVNFLKTTIARWTPGGPELSYEDVDVSLIPPRPRHY
- a CDS encoding succinate dehydrogenase cytochrome b558 subunit, which codes for MSTPQKPYHFLIRRVHSLLGLVPIGLFLIFHMFLNLSARGGPEMYDKVIGTMRHFPGIIIVELVVIFIPIFLHAVYGIWVVYTGQSNILSYNYARNWFYLIQRISGIYTVIFIVTHVFLLRFGEASFAAIHQFISNPLGLIFYALGVLFAIFHFVNGLWAFAITWGITIGPHSQKVLSYVLALVFVIISAVGLADLSAFL
- a CDS encoding sigma 54-interacting transcriptional regulator, translating into MALKVRVGIVGMGQGGTTVYKTLCKIDNIEIIVVCDRIDKSAGMEMARQDGVATCKTLEAFLKVPNLDVIIEATGSPDVQEDLERKKAKSSALIEAQGANLMMNIIEETEKLAIIKQLKGELDTILNSVQEAIEVVGIDGKIKYVNPSFSRVTSIPASQRIGSNIFEASPNGALARALRTHESVFAHRSRVGGSNVDVISNASPIIVDGKMEGAVVVFQPLTDIYKLMEQLKASNQVIDELQSRINQISTSSYTFDDIIGSHPEFESALSLARKAAKSSSTILITGESGTGKELFAHAIHSASSRFDKPFVKVNCAAIPETLLESEFFGHEKGTFTGALKTKLGKMDLANGGTIFLDEIGDMNPYLQAKLLRVLQEMEFERVGGTKTIKVDVRVIAATNRNLLSLAKQGNFREDLFYRLNVIELRLPPLRSHKEDIPAYVHSLIGKFNRKFGKHVVSLTSQAEELLLNYNWPGNIRELQNVMERAMLTTEKELISHKSILNLLDSHSPIPQEHTIEEIIPIEQMEKQMIRLALKRFGDSAEGKKQAAKALKISLATLYNKLKTMT
- a CDS encoding fumarate hydratase, with amino-acid sequence MKEIYVDEITSAVEKLCIESNYDLGSDIMTGFEKALQTERSPLGIEVMERLIENAQVARQERVPMCQDTGMAIIFVELGQDLHVVGGALTEAINEGVRLGYEKGYLRKSVVSDPFERINTGDNTPAIIHYDIVPGDSLRLIVAPKGFGSENMGGLKMCKPSEGLEGAMQFVVDTVDRAGGNPCPPIIVGVGVGGSMEKATFLAKKSLLRAVGKHNPEERLAKIEEELLSRINRLGIGPQGFGGVTTALAVNVEVYPTHIAGMPVAVNIGCHATRHKEIVIQGRNGR
- a CDS encoding Fe-S-containing hydro-lyase is translated as MSKSIRIETPLTKEKLKSLKAGDSVLISGVIYTGRDAAHKKMIEALAKGADLPFSVNDQIIYFVGPTPAKEGQVIGSAGPTTSGRMDAYSPTLIAEGLTGMIGKGLRSPEVIDAMKEHSAVYFGAIGGAGAIISKCIVSAEIIAYPELGTEAVRRLTVKDFPVIVVIDCYGNNLYEIGKAQYRSL